From the genome of Argentina anserina chromosome 4, drPotAnse1.1, whole genome shotgun sequence, one region includes:
- the LOC126790768 gene encoding beta-glucuronosyltransferase GlcAT14B, whose product MLSPSSSTINHHTHRLTLQEAMQHSDPPPQPPPQQPPLLSSSSSFSSSLFKDHPTIFASSLFALLLLFITLSSSPYSSSPLPSLSSATRPPDPFLFPTRQSHRVVYHDNNSSDPTPPSLAYLISGSKGDLGPIVRLLHATYHPRNQYLLHLDRFASDSDRDKLALKVISEPIFRAAQNVHLIGKADIVYPKGSSPISFTLHGASILLRLSANWDWFISLTVNDYPLLNQDDLLHIMSFLPKDLNFVNHSSYIGWKEAKRLKPVIVDPGLYRSEPNVMFYAAQKRVLPNAYRLFTGASFNILSRNFMEFCIVGIDNLPRTLLMYFANTASSLSDYFPTVICNSRQFNKTILNHNLLYANGDTPLKEKPPPHNSNDFDVMVQNGAAFATGFRSDDPILDRIDREILKRHWGKVVPGGWCLGGFGNDTCSVWGDADILRPSPRARSLEKLLVGLLSNGTFHSRQCIYE is encoded by the exons ATGTTGTCGCCGTCGTCTTCCACCATCAACCATCACACTCACAGACTCACTCTCCAAGAAGCCATGCAACACTCCGATCCCCCACCACAACCACCACCACAACAACCACCACtactttcttcctcctcctccttctcctcctcatTATTCAAAGACCACCCCACCATCTTCGCCTCCTCCCTCTtcgccctcctcctcctcttcatcaccctctcctcctccccttactcctcctctcctcttccctctctctcctccgccaCCCGCCCACCCGACCCTTTCCTCTTCCCTACGCGCCAGTCCCACCGCGTCGTCTACCACGACAACAACTCCTCCGATCCGACACCGCCCTCCTTAGCTTACCTCATCTCCGGCTCCAAAGGCGACTTGGGCCCCATCGTCCGCCTCCTCCACGCCACCTACCACCCCAGAAACCAGTACCTCCTCCACCTCGATCGCTTTGCTTCCGACTCTGACCGTGACAAGTTGGCCCTCAAGGTCATATCAGAACCCATCTTCAGAGCCGCTCAGAATGTCCACCTCATCGGTAAAGCTGACATTGTCTACCCCAAAGGCTCTTCTCCCATCTCGTTCACTCTCCACGGCGCGTCGATCTTGCTAAGGTTGTCGGCCAACTGGGACTGGTTCATTAGCCTCACTGTTAATGACTACCCACTTCTCAACCAAGACG ATCTTCTTCACATTATGTCGTTTCTGCCTAAGGATCTCAACTTCGTGAACCATTCGAGTTACATTGGCTGGAAAGA GGCTAAGAGATTGAAGCCGGTTATTGTTGATCCGGGGCTGTATCGGTCTGAACCAAATGTGATGTTCTATGCAGCACAGAAGAGGGTGTTGCCTAATGCTTACCGATTGTTTACAG GTGCTTCATTTAATATATTAAGTCGTAACTTTATGGAGTTTTGCATTGTTGGCATTGATAACCTCCCACGGACTCTGTTGATGTATTTTGCAAACACAGCGTCGTCCCTTTCTGACTACTTCCCTACCGTTATTTGCAACTCCCGGCAgttcaataaaacaatcttaaACCATAATTTACTATATGCCAATGGTGACACACCCCTTAAAGAGAAGCCACCGCCACACAATTCCAATGATTTTGATGTTATGGTTCAGAATGGAGCTGCCTTTGCCACAGGATTTCGATCAGATGATCCAATACTTGACCGTATAGAcagagaaattttgaaacgCCATTGGGGAAAAGTTGTGCCTGGTGGTTGGTGTTTAGGTGGGTTTGGAAATGACACTTGCTCAGTTTGGGGAGATGCTGATATTTTGAGGCCTAGTCCTAGAGCAAGATCACTTGAGAAACTGTTAGTTGGTTTGCTCTCAAATGGTACATTTCATTCCCGCCAATGTATATACGAGTAA